One Ignavibacterium album JCM 16511 genomic region harbors:
- a CDS encoding PG0541 family transporter-associated protein, with protein sequence MKAVMIVYNHGITEEVNEALEALGIRGYTKFLNVHGQGSEKGEPHLGTHVWPSQNAVVLTVIKEELVDPLLEKVKEINKEAEEQGIHAFVWNIEKMV encoded by the coding sequence ATGAAAGCAGTAATGATTGTTTATAATCACGGAATTACAGAAGAAGTTAACGAAGCACTTGAAGCATTAGGAATTCGTGGTTATACAAAATTTCTGAATGTGCACGGACAAGGCAGTGAAAAAGGTGAACCGCATTTAGGAACACACGTCTGGCCAAGTCAGAATGCTGTTGTGCTTACAGTTATTAAAGAAGAACTTGTTGATCCGCTATTGGAAAAAGTGAAAGAGATAAACAAAGAAGCCGAAGAACAAGGCATTCACGCCTTTGTGTGGAATATAGAAAAGATGGTTTAA
- a CDS encoding glutathione peroxidase codes for MKAFIAVLSIFIMLVSPAQSQNQKGVKVKDNVLSVKVKDIDGKEVNLSDYKDKVLLIVNVASFCGYTKQYAGLQDLYETYKDKGFEILAFPCNQFGNQEPGSNEEIKNFCSSKYNVTFRLFDKIDVNGNNKSPLYAILTDNPVTGKGDIKWNFEKFVVGKNGKIIARFPSSVEPTSEKIVSLIEKELKK; via the coding sequence ATGAAAGCATTTATAGCGGTATTATCAATTTTTATAATGTTAGTATCACCAGCACAATCACAAAATCAAAAAGGAGTAAAAGTGAAAGACAATGTTCTATCCGTTAAGGTAAAAGATATTGACGGAAAGGAAGTAAACCTATCTGATTATAAAGATAAAGTTTTATTGATAGTTAATGTTGCAAGTTTCTGTGGTTATACAAAGCAATATGCGGGCTTGCAGGATTTATATGAAACTTATAAGGACAAAGGATTTGAAATTCTTGCTTTCCCCTGCAATCAGTTTGGTAATCAGGAACCTGGTTCAAATGAAGAGATAAAAAATTTCTGTTCGTCAAAATACAATGTAACTTTCAGGTTGTTTGATAAAATTGATGTCAACGGAAACAACAAATCACCGCTTTACGCAATACTTACAGATAATCCGGTTACCGGTAAAGGCGATATCAAATGGAATTTTGAAAAATTTGTTGTTGGTAAGAATGGTAAAATTATAGCGAGATTCCCAAGTTCAGTTGAGCCAACAAGTGAAAAGATAGTTTCATTGATTGAAAAGGAATTAAAGAAATAA
- a CDS encoding TerB family tellurite resistance protein: MLSVLKKFLFEEEYQTSDSYQKTDNADEKKLQIAACALFIELAKADGKFTDEERIFIINHMKTCFNIDDDYANELLELAEKRVKDSVSIYEFTGKINQHFTQGQKEKLIENLWRLVFADEKMNAYEDHLMKKVSLTLNIEHKKLIEKKLLVKAELGLN; encoded by the coding sequence ATGTTAAGTGTATTAAAAAAATTTTTATTTGAAGAAGAATATCAAACTTCTGACAGTTATCAGAAAACTGATAATGCTGATGAGAAGAAACTTCAGATTGCAGCCTGTGCATTATTCATTGAACTTGCCAAAGCAGATGGAAAATTCACAGACGAAGAAAGAATTTTTATCATTAATCATATGAAAACCTGCTTTAACATTGATGATGATTATGCCAATGAACTATTAGAGCTTGCAGAAAAAAGAGTTAAGGACAGCGTAAGTATTTATGAGTTTACTGGTAAGATTAACCAACATTTTACTCAGGGACAAAAAGAAAAATTGATTGAGAACTTGTGGCGACTGGTTTTTGCAGATGAAAAAATGAACGCTTACGAAGACCATCTGATGAAAAAAGTTAGTCTTACACTCAATATTGAGCACAAGAAACTTATTGAGAAAAAATTATTGGTTAAAGCAGAGTTGGGTTTGAATTAA
- a CDS encoding VOC family protein has translation MAYEINPKVRIGHIHLTVSNLDKALSFYRDLLGFQVTARFGTTAVFLSSGGYHHHIALNTWAGEGAPQPPKGTTGLYHFAILYPTRKDLAQVFKKIWEEKYPIEGASDHGVSESVYLKDPDGNGVELYADRPFEHWPKDEDGNILMITKPLDLPNLLSELE, from the coding sequence ATGGCTTATGAAATAAATCCTAAGGTAAGAATCGGTCATATTCATCTCACTGTTTCCAATCTTGATAAAGCATTATCATTTTACAGAGACTTGCTTGGATTTCAGGTAACAGCACGATTCGGAACAACAGCTGTGTTTTTATCCTCCGGAGGATATCATCATCACATAGCATTAAATACATGGGCTGGTGAAGGTGCGCCTCAACCACCAAAAGGAACAACCGGCTTATACCATTTTGCAATTTTATATCCTACAAGAAAAGACCTTGCTCAAGTATTTAAAAAAATATGGGAAGAAAAATATCCGATTGAAGGTGCATCAGATCACGGAGTTTCCGAATCTGTTTACTTAAAAGACCCTGACGGAAACGGAGTTGAACTTTATGCCGATAGACCATTTGAACACTGGCCAAAGGATGAAGATGGGAATATTCTTATGATTACAAAGCCACTCGATTTACCAAATCTTTTATCAGAACTGGAATAA
- a CDS encoding glycogen/starch/alpha-glucan phosphorylase, giving the protein MAKKNNGKVVNGSIFFTDKEEPESFSISNQFAEHLEFTLVKDRITVTKDDAYYALSLAVRDRMVRRWLRTQREYHIKDPKRVYYLSLEYLMGRLLGNALINLDYYEECRELLKKDGYNLEEIKEYEHDMGLGNGGLGRLAACYLDSMATLQLPAFGYGIRYEYGIFAQEIENGYQVEYADYWLKNGNPWDILRRSLQYRVKFYGRVEKKVYPDGTYYFDWVDTDDVLAVAYDVPVPGYKVKNVNNLRLWQAKAVSDFEFSEFNRGDYVEAVAKKNDSETISKVLYPNDTYVEGKFLRLKQQYFFVSATLQDIIRKFKINHDNWEDFPEKVCIQLNDTHPVVAIPELMRILIDQERLGWEKAWYITTRTFAYTNHTVVPEALEEWNEKIFGELLPRHLQIVYEINRRFLEDVKKNYSADEAVLEKLSIISSGPEKRVRMANLAIVGTFAVNGVAELHTHILKTRIFPDFNKIYPKKFLCVTNGITPRRWIRAANPELSKLITSKIGEEWVRDLSQLKQIENFVDDAAFRKKWREVKMHNRRLLIDYIKNENNIDVNPDSIFDVQVKRFHEYKRQLLNVLHVITLYNRIKDNPKIKMVPRTVIFGGKAAPAYYAAKMVIKLINSVADVVNNDPDVGDKLKVVFLKNYSVTLAEKIIPASDLSEQISVAGLEASGTGNMKFAANGALTIGTMDGANIEIREEVGEENIFIFGLLAEEVVELKAKGYNPRKYYESNPSLKRVIDMIASNYFNPKEPGIFNDMINGLMNVDYYCVFADYQSYIDTQDKVAQEFLNQEEWTKKSIYNVARIGKFSSDRAVSEYAKKIWNVKPVKLNNGNSNHD; this is encoded by the coding sequence ATGGCGAAAAAAAATAACGGCAAAGTTGTTAATGGTTCTATTTTTTTTACAGATAAAGAAGAACCTGAGAGTTTTTCAATTTCAAATCAGTTTGCTGAGCATTTGGAGTTTACACTTGTCAAAGATCGAATCACCGTAACTAAAGACGACGCTTATTATGCTTTATCTCTTGCAGTTCGTGACCGAATGGTTAGAAGATGGCTCCGCACTCAAAGAGAATATCACATTAAAGATCCTAAAAGAGTTTATTATCTTTCTCTCGAATATTTAATGGGAAGATTGCTAGGTAATGCACTTATCAATCTCGATTATTACGAAGAGTGCCGTGAACTTCTGAAAAAAGACGGTTACAATCTGGAAGAGATTAAAGAGTATGAACACGATATGGGTTTGGGAAATGGTGGGTTGGGAAGGTTAGCCGCCTGTTATCTTGATTCAATGGCAACACTTCAGCTTCCTGCATTTGGTTACGGAATCAGATATGAATACGGAATCTTTGCACAGGAAATTGAAAATGGCTATCAGGTTGAATATGCGGATTACTGGCTCAAGAATGGAAACCCCTGGGATATTCTGAGAAGATCACTTCAGTATCGTGTTAAGTTTTACGGAAGGGTTGAAAAGAAAGTTTATCCTGATGGTACTTACTACTTTGATTGGGTTGATACAGACGATGTTCTTGCTGTTGCCTATGATGTTCCTGTTCCTGGTTACAAAGTAAAGAATGTGAACAACCTTCGTCTCTGGCAGGCAAAAGCAGTTTCTGATTTTGAATTTTCAGAATTCAATCGCGGCGATTATGTTGAAGCAGTTGCAAAGAAAAATGATTCAGAAACCATTTCAAAAGTACTTTATCCGAATGACACTTATGTTGAGGGAAAATTTTTAAGACTTAAGCAGCAGTACTTTTTCGTTTCGGCAACTTTGCAGGATATAATCCGAAAGTTTAAAATCAATCACGATAACTGGGAAGATTTTCCTGAAAAAGTTTGTATTCAATTAAACGATACACATCCTGTTGTTGCAATACCTGAGTTGATGAGAATACTAATTGATCAGGAAAGACTTGGTTGGGAAAAAGCATGGTACATAACCACCAGAACTTTTGCTTATACAAATCATACAGTTGTTCCCGAAGCGCTTGAAGAATGGAATGAAAAAATATTTGGAGAACTTTTACCAAGACATCTTCAGATTGTTTATGAAATTAACAGAAGATTTCTTGAAGATGTAAAGAAAAATTATTCAGCCGATGAAGCAGTTCTCGAAAAACTTTCTATCATATCTTCTGGTCCGGAGAAAAGAGTTAGAATGGCTAATCTTGCAATCGTTGGTACATTTGCTGTTAATGGTGTAGCAGAACTTCATACTCATATTCTGAAAACCAGAATCTTCCCGGACTTCAATAAAATTTATCCGAAAAAATTTCTTTGTGTAACAAATGGCATTACTCCAAGAAGATGGATTCGTGCAGCAAATCCTGAACTATCAAAACTAATTACATCAAAAATCGGAGAGGAATGGGTTAGAGATTTATCACAGTTAAAACAAATTGAAAATTTTGTTGATGATGCTGCCTTCAGAAAAAAATGGCGTGAAGTCAAAATGCATAACAGACGGCTGCTGATTGATTATATTAAAAATGAAAATAACATTGATGTAAATCCTGATTCAATTTTTGATGTGCAGGTTAAAAGATTTCACGAATACAAAAGACAGCTTTTAAATGTGCTTCATGTAATTACTCTTTATAATCGTATAAAGGATAATCCGAAAATTAAAATGGTTCCAAGAACTGTAATTTTCGGAGGCAAAGCTGCACCGGCTTATTATGCTGCTAAAATGGTAATCAAGTTAATCAATTCTGTTGCTGATGTTGTAAATAATGATCCTGATGTTGGTGATAAACTAAAAGTAGTTTTTCTGAAAAACTATTCGGTTACACTTGCCGAAAAAATTATTCCCGCATCGGATTTGTCAGAACAAATTTCGGTTGCAGGACTTGAAGCATCAGGAACCGGAAACATGAAATTTGCAGCAAATGGTGCCTTAACAATCGGCACAATGGATGGTGCAAATATCGAAATTCGTGAAGAGGTTGGTGAAGAAAATATTTTTATATTCGGTTTACTTGCTGAAGAAGTTGTTGAGCTAAAAGCAAAAGGATATAATCCAAGAAAATATTATGAAAGCAATCCTTCACTGAAGCGAGTTATTGATATGATTGCTTCAAATTATTTCAATCCGAAAGAGCCGGGAATTTTTAATGATATGATTAACGGCTTGATGAATGTTGATTATTATTGTGTCTTCGCCGATTATCAATCATACATAGATACTCAGGACAAAGTTGCACAGGAATTTCTAAATCAGGAAGAGTGGACAAAAAAATCAATTTACAATGTTGCAAGAATAGGCAAGTTTTCAAGCGACAGAGCTGTTAGCGAATATGCAAAGAAAATATGGAATGTTAAACCAGTTAAACTCAATAATGGCAATTCAAATCACGATTAA
- a CDS encoding alkaline phosphatase yields MLQKIFTLVLIIAAINLAQISSEKGNVIFIHPDGTGLSDWNALRIFKVGPDNDLNWDKMNSIGLYQGHIRNRITASSNAGATIHAYGVKADVDDFGLIENEVPIARSGNRLSIMKEAMQQGVFTGIINSGSIEEPGTAVFVSSNVKRGNYNEIAKDVIQSGADLIFSGGEDFLLPEGTKGRHSQSGKRKDGLNLIEWAKSKGYKVVYTKEELLNTSFDEKKILGIFAARSTFNDRTEEELREKGLPNYNPTAPTVAEMTKFALEFLFRKGQFFLVVEEEGTDNFGNRNNANGKLEALSNADEAIGFALKFINKNPNTLLLTASDSEAGGLEVLGYEIENLSDKNLLPEKDANGSPVDGREGTGTLPFISAPDKNGNRFPFAIGWSCFGDVTGGVVARAHGMHSEKMKGKIDNTDIYRFMYMGLFGKWLD; encoded by the coding sequence ATGTTACAAAAAATTTTTACTCTTGTGTTAATTATTGCTGCAATAAATTTAGCACAGATAAGTTCCGAAAAAGGGAATGTAATTTTTATTCATCCGGATGGAACCGGTTTAAGTGACTGGAATGCATTAAGAATCTTTAAAGTCGGACCAGACAATGATTTGAATTGGGATAAAATGAACTCAATCGGTTTATACCAAGGTCATATAAGAAACAGAATAACCGCATCCTCAAATGCCGGAGCAACAATTCATGCTTACGGTGTTAAAGCTGATGTTGATGATTTCGGTTTAATTGAAAATGAAGTTCCCATTGCACGTTCGGGGAATAGATTAAGCATAATGAAAGAAGCAATGCAGCAGGGAGTTTTCACAGGAATAATTAATTCAGGTTCGATTGAAGAACCAGGAACTGCGGTATTTGTTTCAAGTAATGTTAAAAGAGGAAATTATAACGAGATTGCAAAAGATGTTATTCAATCCGGAGCCGATTTAATTTTCAGTGGTGGAGAAGATTTTCTTTTACCTGAAGGTACAAAAGGAAGACATTCGCAAAGTGGCAAAAGAAAAGACGGATTGAATCTTATCGAATGGGCAAAATCAAAAGGATATAAAGTTGTTTACACAAAAGAAGAACTATTAAATACTTCATTCGATGAGAAAAAAATTCTTGGCATCTTTGCAGCAAGAAGTACATTTAATGACAGAACCGAAGAAGAATTGAGAGAGAAAGGCTTACCTAACTATAATCCAACTGCACCGACTGTTGCAGAGATGACAAAGTTTGCACTTGAATTCTTATTTCGCAAAGGTCAGTTCTTTCTTGTTGTTGAAGAAGAAGGTACAGATAACTTTGGTAACAGGAATAACGCAAATGGAAAACTTGAAGCTTTGAGCAATGCAGATGAAGCAATTGGCTTTGCTCTGAAATTCATCAATAAAAATCCAAACACATTACTTTTAACTGCATCGGATAGCGAGGCAGGTGGATTGGAAGTACTTGGATATGAAATTGAAAATCTATCTGATAAAAATCTTTTACCGGAGAAAGATGCAAATGGCTCTCCTGTTGATGGTAGAGAAGGCACAGGAACTCTTCCATTTATTTCTGCGCCAGACAAGAATGGTAATCGTTTCCCGTTCGCAATTGGTTGGAGTTGTTTTGGTGATGTAACAGGTGGAGTCGTTGCACGTGCACACGGAATGCATTCAGAAAAAATGAAAGGTAAAATTGATAATACCGATATCTATAGATTTATGTATATGGGATTATTTGGAAAGTGGTTGGATTAA
- a CDS encoding T9SS type A sorting domain-containing protein, translated as MKKLLLILFLVTPLSFAQLLLEENFNYGTTDNPDITSLTSSWIRHSGIQGPAYVAAGLNYVGYPSSGIGGALSFTNGSSGVNDGDIHRKFSDSVTTAQNIYAFFMLNLASARTTSDYFFHLGPYTIGTTFRGRVYARNFGSGYVVGLGKSSETRTEDSSIVFNYNQTYLFVLKYIFNPAAADDDQVVLYAYDNTFPLTEPGSPILTIGPIGTGVGSDPANIGAVAIRQGTNSPTGLVDGIRIATDWNSIVPVELTSFNATVSGTNVLLKWTTATEVNNSGFDVERKTSNSDWKKIGFVPGAGTISEKQSYTFSDKNLNKGRYQYRLRQIDFDGTFEYSKVVEVEVISPSKFELAQNYPNPFNPTTAISFTIPQSGNVKLAVYNLLGQEVAVLVNEFREAGTYDVGFNASNLNSGVYLYKLEVNGLTFTKKMTLLK; from the coding sequence ATGAAAAAACTATTACTGATTCTTTTTCTTGTTACTCCTCTTTCCTTCGCTCAGCTTTTGTTGGAAGAGAATTTTAATTATGGAACAACTGATAATCCTGATATAACGTCATTAACTTCTAGTTGGATTAGACATAGTGGAATTCAAGGACCAGCTTATGTCGCTGCAGGTTTGAATTATGTCGGATATCCTTCTTCAGGTATTGGTGGTGCTCTTTCTTTCACTAATGGTTCTTCTGGAGTGAATGATGGTGATATTCACAGAAAGTTTTCGGATTCGGTAACTACTGCTCAAAATATATATGCATTCTTTATGTTGAATCTTGCTTCTGCAAGAACAACATCGGATTATTTCTTTCACCTTGGACCTTACACTATTGGAACTACATTCAGAGGTAGAGTTTATGCAAGAAATTTTGGAAGTGGTTATGTAGTTGGCTTAGGGAAGTCCAGTGAAACGCGGACTGAAGACTCATCCATAGTTTTTAATTATAACCAAACTTATCTATTTGTATTAAAGTATATCTTCAATCCGGCAGCGGCTGATGACGATCAGGTTGTCTTGTATGCTTATGACAATACATTTCCGCTAACTGAACCAGGTTCACCAATTCTGACAATTGGTCCTATTGGAACTGGTGTTGGATCAGATCCTGCAAACATCGGAGCAGTTGCAATCAGACAAGGTACAAATTCCCCAACCGGATTAGTGGATGGAATCAGAATAGCAACTGACTGGAACTCTATCGTGCCTGTTGAACTTACTTCATTCAATGCAACGGTTAGTGGAACAAATGTTTTACTCAAATGGACAACAGCAACAGAAGTTAATAACTCCGGTTTTGATGTTGAAAGAAAAACTTCAAACAGCGACTGGAAAAAAATTGGGTTTGTTCCCGGTGCCGGAACAATTTCTGAAAAACAAAGTTATACTTTCAGTGATAAGAATCTTAACAAAGGAAGGTATCAATACAGATTAAGACAAATTGATTTTGATGGCACATTCGAGTACTCAAAGGTTGTTGAAGTTGAAGTTATTTCACCTTCAAAATTTGAATTAGCACAAAACTATCCTAATCCATTCAATCCTACTACAGCAATAAGCTTTACGATTCCTCAATCGGGTAATGTTAAACTTGCAGTTTATAACTTACTTGGTCAGGAAGTAGCTGTACTTGTAAATGAATTCAGAGAAGCTGGAACTTATGATGTCGGTTTTAATGCAAGTAATCTGAATAGTGGAGTATATCTCTATAAACTTGAAGTAAATGGCTTAACTTTTACCAAAAAAATGACGCTGCTCAAATAA
- a CDS encoding peroxiredoxin: protein MEQTTRKGIPLIGEKMPALEVQTTHGMKKIPEDYKGKWIVLFSHPADFTPVCTTEFVAFAKRNDQFKKLNAELIGLSIDQVFSHIKWVEWIQDNLKVNIPFPIIADDMGKVAESLGMIHPGKGTNTVRAVFIIDPEGIIRLMIYYPQEVGRQIDEVLRALKALQISDQNKVAMPENWPNNELIGDKVIIPPPKDMALIEERKKAEGYDWWFKFKSLNN from the coding sequence ATGGAACAGACAACCAGAAAAGGTATTCCATTGATTGGCGAAAAGATGCCAGCACTCGAAGTTCAAACTACTCACGGAATGAAAAAAATTCCTGAAGATTACAAAGGAAAATGGATAGTTTTATTCAGTCATCCTGCTGATTTCACTCCTGTTTGCACAACAGAATTTGTTGCCTTTGCAAAACGAAATGATCAGTTCAAAAAACTTAATGCTGAGCTTATCGGATTATCAATCGACCAGGTATTCTCACATATTAAATGGGTAGAATGGATACAGGACAATCTGAAAGTAAATATTCCATTTCCAATTATTGCCGATGATATGGGAAAAGTTGCCGAATCACTTGGAATGATTCATCCCGGGAAGGGAACAAATACTGTTCGTGCCGTTTTTATAATAGATCCTGAAGGAATAATAAGATTGATGATTTATTATCCACAGGAAGTCGGAAGACAAATTGATGAAGTTCTTCGTGCGCTGAAAGCTCTTCAGATTTCTGATCAGAATAAAGTTGCAATGCCTGAGAACTGGCCTAATAATGAACTTATTGGAGATAAAGTAATTATTCCGCCACCAAAAGATATGGCGTTGATAGAAGAGAGAAAGAAAGCAGAAGGATATGATTGGTGGTTTAAGTTCAAATCATTGAATAATTAA
- a CDS encoding EVE domain-containing protein encodes MAAKYWLVKSEPDVFSWDDLKKSKNQTTYWDGVRNYQARNFLRDEMKKGDLVLFYHSNTEPLAVMGVCEVVREGYPDFTQFDPDNDHYDPKADPKNPTWFMVDVKLKKEFKHPVTLDEIKSNPKLKNLKLIQRGNRLSVMPVTKGEFEEIVKMGN; translated from the coding sequence ATGGCAGCAAAATATTGGCTGGTTAAATCAGAACCGGATGTTTTTTCATGGGATGATTTGAAGAAGAGTAAAAACCAAACAACTTATTGGGACGGGGTAAGAAATTATCAGGCAAGAAATTTTTTAAGAGATGAAATGAAGAAAGGTGATTTGGTTCTATTCTATCATAGTAACACAGAGCCACTTGCTGTGATGGGAGTTTGCGAAGTTGTGCGCGAGGGTTATCCTGACTTTACTCAATTTGATCCGGATAATGATCATTATGATCCAAAAGCTGATCCGAAAAATCCAACCTGGTTTATGGTTGATGTAAAACTGAAAAAGGAATTCAAACATCCTGTTACTTTGGATGAAATCAAATCAAATCCAAAACTCAAAAACCTGAAATTGATTCAAAGAGGAAACCGACTATCTGTTATGCCGGTAACAAAAGGAGAGTTTGAAGAGATAGTAAAAATGGGAAATTAA
- a CDS encoding GNAT family N-acetyltransferase, which yields MIIKSPQTRQEFFDYYDLRWRILRAPWNQPKGSEQDELEGQAIHIIAVEESKVVGCGRVHFNSDEEAQIRYMAVENHWQGKGIGNMILAELEKKIIEKGAKKIILHARENVVKFYQNNGYQVVKPSHTLFGAIPHYLMEKKV from the coding sequence ATGATTATAAAATCACCACAAACCAGACAAGAATTTTTTGATTATTACGATTTAAGATGGCGCATACTTCGTGCACCCTGGAATCAGCCAAAAGGAAGTGAACAGGATGAACTTGAAGGACAGGCAATTCACATTATTGCAGTTGAAGAAAGCAAAGTTGTTGGATGTGGTCGTGTTCATTTTAATTCTGATGAAGAAGCTCAGATAAGATATATGGCTGTTGAAAATCATTGGCAGGGAAAAGGAATTGGAAATATGATTTTAGCTGAGCTTGAAAAAAAAATTATCGAGAAGGGTGCGAAGAAAATTATACTTCACGCCAGAGAAAATGTTGTTAAGTTTTACCAAAACAATGGATATCAAGTAGTTAAACCTTCACACACTTTGTTTGGTGCCATTCCTCATTACTTAATGGAAAAGAAAGTTTAG
- the rmuC gene encoding DNA recombination protein RmuC → MEIIFLIIGLVIGFVIAFLFLRSKKTIPIEEVNRLNEEINSLRIESGKLSERIKILEEDKRNLQSELKLEREKSEKLNSEYSALKSDYANLQEKLNEQKTEIEELQQKFVKEFENLANKIFEEKSAKFTEQNKEKISEILNPLKEKISEFEKKVEESSKESIKGHSSLKEQLEMLRQMNQQITQEAKNLTEALKGQSKTQGNWGEFILESILEKSGLVKGREYLVQEAITSESGKRFQPDVIVNLPENKSIVIDSKVSLIAYERYVSSDDENEKSKALREHIISIRSHLKSLSSKNYQSLYQLNSLDFVLMFMPIEPAFALAVQQDASLFNDAFEMNIVIVSPSTLLATLRTIASIWRQENQNRNALEIARQAGALYDKFVNFYNDLLDVGKKLDAAKDSYGEAMKKIHDGRGNLIAGVEKMKQLGAKASKSLPTAALNRANIDEINLLSNE, encoded by the coding sequence ATGGAAATAATTTTTCTTATCATCGGTCTAGTTATCGGATTTGTGATTGCTTTTCTTTTTTTAAGAAGCAAGAAGACAATCCCGATAGAAGAAGTAAACAGACTCAACGAAGAAATTAATTCACTGAGAATTGAGAGCGGAAAGTTGAGTGAACGAATTAAAATTCTTGAAGAAGACAAGAGAAATCTTCAATCAGAACTAAAACTTGAAAGAGAAAAATCTGAAAAGCTGAACTCAGAATACTCTGCATTAAAATCTGACTACGCAAATCTTCAGGAAAAGTTGAATGAACAAAAAACTGAAATTGAAGAATTACAACAGAAGTTTGTAAAGGAATTTGAAAATCTTGCAAACAAAATATTTGAAGAAAAGTCTGCAAAGTTTACAGAGCAGAACAAAGAAAAGATAAGTGAAATCCTCAATCCGCTTAAGGAAAAAATCTCTGAGTTTGAAAAGAAAGTAGAAGAGTCAAGCAAAGAAAGCATTAAAGGTCATTCATCGTTAAAAGAGCAACTGGAAATGCTTCGACAGATGAATCAGCAAATAACTCAGGAAGCAAAAAATCTTACCGAAGCACTTAAGGGACAAAGCAAAACACAAGGCAACTGGGGTGAATTTATACTTGAAAGTATCCTGGAGAAATCCGGATTAGTAAAAGGCAGGGAATATTTGGTCCAGGAAGCAATAACTTCAGAATCAGGAAAAAGATTTCAACCTGATGTGATTGTAAATCTTCCAGAGAATAAAAGTATTGTGATTGATTCTAAAGTATCACTAATTGCTTATGAAAGATATGTCTCATCAGACGATGAAAATGAAAAATCAAAAGCTTTGAGAGAGCACATCATTTCAATTCGTTCGCATCTAAAAAGTCTGAGCTCAAAAAATTACCAATCACTTTATCAACTTAACAGTCTGGATTTTGTTTTAATGTTTATGCCAATCGAGCCGGCATTTGCACTTGCAGTTCAGCAGGATGCTTCTTTATTCAATGATGCATTTGAAATGAACATAGTTATTGTAAGTCCATCAACATTGCTTGCCACACTAAGAACTATTGCAAGTATCTGGCGACAGGAAAATCAAAACAGAAATGCACTTGAGATAGCTCGACAGGCAGGTGCGTTGTATGATAAGTTCGTCAATTTCTACAATGATCTGCTTGATGTTGGAAAAAAACTCGATGCAGCAAAAGACAGCTACGGAGAAGCTATGAAGAAAATCCACGACGGAAGAGGAAATCTTATTGCTGGCGTTGAGAAGATGAAACAGCTTGGAGCCAAAGCAAGTAAATCTTTACCAACAGCAGCATTAAATCGTGCTAACATAGATGAGATCAATTTGTTAAGTAACGAATGA